From the genome of Vulgatibacter sp., one region includes:
- a CDS encoding FBP domain-containing protein, with protein MLLIRNAHELMEAFRPLDLRLFELPDEATYPLLVRDYRAWLETGGARIYLVYEDPDTHKPRGLIFRRPNARGAGGVSHMCNWCHSYGGPDEIGLLLAEESARRRVGVVVCRDLGCRERVEEAGDLAGRDTAEAKRRVVERMARFANEALGLDTAHAG; from the coding sequence ATGCTGCTGATCCGCAACGCGCACGAGCTGATGGAGGCGTTCCGCCCGCTCGATCTGCGCCTCTTCGAGCTCCCCGACGAGGCCACCTATCCGCTACTGGTGCGCGACTACCGCGCCTGGCTGGAGACCGGTGGCGCGCGCATCTACCTCGTCTACGAGGACCCGGACACGCACAAGCCCCGCGGCCTGATCTTCCGCCGCCCGAACGCCCGCGGTGCCGGCGGCGTCAGCCACATGTGCAACTGGTGCCACTCGTACGGCGGCCCCGACGAGATCGGCCTCCTCCTCGCCGAGGAGAGCGCCAGGCGCCGGGTCGGCGTGGTGGTCTGCCGCGATCTCGGCTGCCGTGAGCGCGTCGAGGAGGCCGGGGACCTCGCCGGCAGGGACACCGCGGAGGCAAAGCGCCGCGTGGTGGAGCGCATGGCCCGCTTCGCGAACGAGGCCCTGGGGCTCGACACGGCCCACGCCGGTTGA